Proteins encoded by one window of Nitrospirota bacterium:
- the surE gene encoding 5'/3'-nucleotidase SurE translates to MPVILITNDDGIAAEGLKALFRELSPMAEVYIVAPDRERSASGRSLTLHKPLRVQKTGERSFSVSGTPTDCVAVGVEKILPARPDVVVSGINNGPNLGDDITYSGTVSAAMEATVMNIPSLAVSLNVGNGEKAHFATAARVAASLIHHVLEHALPFDTLLNVNVPNIPLEEVAGFRLTRHGKRIYEGAIHETVSPWGEVYYWIGGGVPYWEHGEDTDIQAVLGGYVSVTPLHLDLTNYKAMDFLRRSWEPWITRDKGSAW, encoded by the coding sequence ATGCCAGTGATTCTTATCACGAACGACGACGGCATCGCAGCCGAGGGCCTGAAGGCCCTTTTTCGCGAGCTCTCGCCCATGGCCGAGGTCTATATCGTGGCCCCGGACAGGGAGCGCTCGGCCTCCGGCCGCTCCCTCACCCTGCACAAACCCCTCCGGGTGCAAAAGACCGGGGAGCGCTCCTTCAGCGTCAGCGGCACCCCCACGGACTGCGTGGCCGTGGGGGTGGAAAAGATTCTGCCCGCCAGGCCCGACGTCGTCGTTTCCGGCATAAACAACGGCCCCAACCTGGGCGACGACATAACCTACTCGGGCACCGTCTCGGCCGCCATGGAGGCGACGGTGATGAACATCCCCTCCCTGGCCGTCTCGCTGAACGTGGGCAACGGTGAGAAGGCCCATTTCGCCACGGCCGCCAGGGTGGCCGCCTCCCTTATCCACCATGTGCTTGAGCACGCCCTGCCCTTCGACACCCTCCTGAACGTCAACGTCCCGAACATCCCCCTGGAGGAGGTCGCCGGGTTCCGCCTGACGCGGCACGGCAAGCGCATTTACGAGGGGGCCATCCACGAGACCGTCTCCCCCTGGGGCGAGGTCTACTACTGGATTGGCGGCGGGGTTCCGTACTGGGAGCACGGCGAGGATACCGACATCCAGGCAGTCCTGGGCGGGTACGTCTCCGTCACCCCGCTTCATCTGGACCTCACCAACTACAAGGCAATGGACTTTCTCAGAAGGAGCTGGGAGCCATGGATTACCCGGGACAAAGGGAGCGCATGGTAA
- a CDS encoding protein-L-isoaspartate(D-aspartate) O-methyltransferase, whose protein sequence is MDYPGQRERMVMSQLAARGIRDARVLEAMRWVPRHLFVHEPRHQHLAYEDMALSIGEGQTISQPYIVAAMTELLELTGRELVLEVGTGSGYQTAVLAELSRNVYTIERVDLLMRSAERTLNSLGYRNVHFRVGDGTLGWPEAAPFDRILVTAACPCLPGPLAEQLGEDGAAVAPVGQKHSQDLVKYRKRHGRLIEEDRSVPCVFVPLLGEHGWKER, encoded by the coding sequence ATGGATTACCCGGGACAAAGGGAGCGCATGGTAATGAGCCAGCTCGCGGCCCGGGGCATCAGGGACGCCCGGGTCCTGGAGGCCATGCGCTGGGTGCCGCGGCACCTTTTCGTGCACGAGCCGCGCCACCAGCATCTCGCCTATGAGGACATGGCCCTTTCCATCGGCGAGGGGCAGACGATATCCCAGCCGTACATAGTCGCGGCCATGACCGAGCTTCTGGAGCTCACGGGCCGGGAACTGGTCCTGGAGGTGGGCACGGGCTCGGGATACCAGACGGCCGTCCTGGCCGAGCTCTCCCGGAACGTCTACACCATCGAGAGGGTGGACCTCCTGATGCGGAGCGCCGAGCGGACCCTGAACTCCCTGGGCTACCGGAACGTCCATTTCCGCGTGGGCGACGGAACCCTGGGCTGGCCGGAGGCCGCCCCCTTCGACCGCATCCTCGTCACGGCGGCCTGCCCGTGCCTGCCGGGTCCGCTCGCGGAGCAGCTCGGGGAGGATGGCGCCGCCGTAGCCCCCGTGGGACAAAAACACTCCCAGGACTTGGTAAAGTACCGGAAGCGGCACGGCAGGCTTATCGAGGAGGACCGTTCGGTCCCCTGTGTTTTCGTCCCCCTGCTCGGAGAGCACGGCTGGAAGGAGAGATGA
- a CDS encoding DUF502 domain-containing protein: MRRLTRYFLEGLLFLVPVVATVYIIYVVFVRLDGLFQFEIPGVGILVTILAITLIGFIASNFVTRTVLSWVDQLMRKLPLVKLIYTSLKDLIEAFVGDKRRFNRPVAVTLAPGSSMQVLGFVTAESLDALGMKECVAVYLPQSYNFAGNLIVVPREQVRPVAADSGDVMAFIVSGGVSFRKDEKETPKEL; this comes from the coding sequence ATGCGAAGGCTCACACGATACTTTCTCGAGGGTCTGCTCTTTCTGGTTCCCGTTGTGGCCACCGTCTATATCATATACGTTGTGTTCGTGCGCCTGGACGGGCTTTTCCAGTTCGAGATACCCGGGGTGGGCATCCTGGTGACGATTCTGGCCATCACGCTCATCGGGTTCATCGCGTCGAACTTCGTGACGCGCACCGTCCTTTCCTGGGTGGACCAGCTCATGAGAAAGCTCCCCCTGGTGAAGCTGATATACACGTCGCTCAAGGACCTCATCGAGGCCTTCGTGGGTGACAAAAGGCGTTTCAACCGGCCCGTGGCCGTTACCCTGGCGCCGGGAAGCAGCATGCAGGTCCTGGGCTTTGTCACCGCCGAGAGCCTGGACGCCCTGGGCATGAAGGAGTGCGTGGCCGTCTACCTGCCCCAGTCCTATAACTTCGCCGGCAACCTCATCGTGGTCCCCCGCGAGCAGGTACGGCCCGTGGCCGCCGACAGCGGCGACGTCATGGCCTTCATCGTCTCCGGAGGGGTCTCCTTCCGGAAGGACGAAAAGGAGACGCCAAAGGAGCTATGA
- a CDS encoding chemotaxis protein CheX — MEKTFVNALVDASRHVIESMTGTAPDAKPPVKAREDGPSTYAAATLGMTGALAASVSVCFSKDAIYRLHRAVLPDEGEVTFSSIGDLVGEIAGMICSATRTILAAQGLQYESSLPMVTLGDRQHIHSPSGTKTLCIPFLFEDSPFFIEVTFPG; from the coding sequence ATGGAAAAGACTTTCGTCAACGCCCTTGTAGACGCCTCCCGGCACGTCATCGAAAGCATGACGGGCACCGCGCCCGACGCGAAACCGCCGGTAAAGGCCCGGGAGGACGGCCCGAGCACGTACGCGGCGGCAACACTGGGCATGACCGGCGCCCTTGCGGCGTCCGTGTCCGTCTGTTTCAGCAAGGACGCCATCTATCGGCTGCATCGCGCGGTTCTGCCCGACGAAGGGGAGGTCACCTTCTCGAGCATCGGCGACCTCGTGGGAGAGATAGCCGGCATGATATGCTCGGCCACGCGCACCATCCTGGCCGCCCAGGGCCTTCAGTACGAGTCTTCCCTCCCCATGGTGACGCTGGGGGACCGGCAGCACATCCACAGTCCCTCCGGGACGAAGACGCTCTGCATACCTTTCCTCTTCGAAGACAGCCCTTTCTTCATAGAAGTGACCTTCCCGGGCTGA
- a CDS encoding SAM-dependent methyltransferase — MDALVRKIRRRMESEGPLTFRTFMEMALYEPGLGYYARRETKMGREGDFYTSAHLHPAFGRMMGIQMEEMWSCLGSPALFTVVEMGAGEAFLAKDMLDSLRGSSFYRALSYVIVERNPWLAEGQEHLLKDHEGTVRWVSSLEEMDSVRGCVLSNELLDAFPVHLVEMRDGLSEVYVDAAPDGAFRETLGPPSTEAIAGYFERFSISLPRGYRTEVNLDMRAWLRGVARVLREGFLMSIDYGHTAQDYYSEERSRGTLLCYRRHRLSEDPYRNVGEQDMTAHVNFSALKAWAAEEGLGTLGYCRQGAYLVSLGIDKLIGALHEHAEDYEFQVARIKRLILPGTIGETHKVMVQYKGEARPVLRGFMLKNQVDTL; from the coding sequence ATGGATGCCCTTGTCCGGAAGATACGCCGGAGGATGGAAAGCGAGGGGCCCCTTACCTTCAGAACGTTCATGGAGATGGCCCTGTATGAGCCCGGGCTCGGCTATTACGCCCGCCGGGAGACGAAAATGGGCAGGGAGGGGGACTTTTACACCAGCGCCCATCTGCATCCCGCCTTCGGCCGGATGATGGGAATCCAGATGGAGGAGATGTGGAGCTGCCTGGGCTCGCCCGCCCTGTTTACGGTCGTGGAGATGGGAGCGGGCGAGGCCTTTCTGGCCAAGGATATGCTCGATTCCCTCAGAGGGAGCTCCTTTTATCGCGCCCTCTCCTACGTCATCGTGGAGCGCAACCCCTGGCTTGCGGAGGGACAGGAGCACCTCCTCAAGGACCATGAGGGCACGGTGCGCTGGGTCTCCTCTCTGGAGGAGATGGACAGCGTGAGGGGCTGCGTCCTTTCCAACGAGCTCCTGGACGCCTTTCCCGTCCACCTTGTGGAAATGAGAGACGGGCTCAGCGAGGTCTACGTCGACGCCGCCCCGGACGGCGCTTTCAGGGAGACCCTGGGCCCTCCAAGCACCGAGGCGATAGCCGGGTACTTCGAGCGGTTCTCCATCTCGCTCCCCCGGGGCTACCGGACGGAAGTGAACCTGGACATGAGGGCCTGGCTAAGGGGCGTGGCCCGGGTGCTCCGGGAAGGGTTCCTCATGTCCATCGATTACGGCCACACGGCCCAGGACTATTACAGCGAAGAGCGCTCCCGGGGGACTCTTCTGTGCTATCGCCGCCATCGCCTCTCGGAAGACCCGTACCGGAATGTGGGGGAACAGGATATGACCGCACACGTCAATTTCTCGGCCCTCAAGGCATGGGCCGCCGAGGAGGGCCTCGGCACCCTGGGCTACTGCCGCCAGGGCGCCTATCTCGTCTCCCTGGGCATTGACAAGCTCATAGGGGCGCTCCATGAGCACGCCGAGGATTACGAGTTCCAGGTGGCCCGGATAAAAAGGCTCATTCTCCCGGGAACCATCGGCGAGACGCACAAGGTCATGGTGCAGTACAAGGGCGAGGCGAGGCCCGTCCTGCGGGGGTTCATGCTCAAGAATCAGGTGGATACGCTCTGA
- a CDS encoding sugar phosphate isomerase/epimerase, which produces MVHPQVNLPYDRRVEHEAFIRRHRLNLELLLSGKDLDEVSPDEVAAFLEGLGYGPTVTIHAPFMDLSPGAVDPRVREVTMLRYAQVFALAERIHPRAVVMHSGYERWKYGHDVDLWLRGSMRTWPEVIERARRAGTRVAIENIFEDEPSSLARLLGELGCEDVLGVCFDTGHFNLFSRLPLARWLDALGPRIIELHLHDNRGDTDQHLVPGEGTFDFPELFRALRGKEVIHTLEVHTAEDVLLGIERLNALLQSVST; this is translated from the coding sequence GTGGTCCATCCCCAGGTCAACCTCCCTTATGACCGGCGGGTCGAGCACGAGGCGTTCATCCGCAGGCACCGGCTCAACCTGGAGCTCTTGCTGAGCGGGAAAGACCTCGATGAAGTCTCCCCCGATGAAGTAGCCGCGTTCCTCGAGGGCCTCGGGTACGGGCCCACCGTGACCATCCACGCCCCCTTCATGGACCTTTCGCCCGGAGCGGTGGACCCCCGCGTACGGGAGGTGACCATGCTCCGGTACGCCCAGGTTTTCGCCCTTGCCGAGCGCATCCATCCCCGTGCGGTCGTCATGCATTCCGGATACGAGAGATGGAAGTACGGCCACGACGTGGACCTCTGGCTGAGGGGCTCCATGAGGACCTGGCCCGAGGTCATCGAGCGCGCCAGGCGAGCCGGGACCAGGGTGGCCATCGAGAACATTTTCGAAGACGAGCCCTCCTCGCTGGCCCGCCTGCTGGGCGAGCTGGGATGCGAGGACGTGCTTGGCGTGTGCTTCGATACGGGCCATTTCAACCTCTTCTCCCGCCTCCCCCTTGCCCGATGGCTCGACGCCCTGGGCCCCCGCATCATCGAGCTTCACCTGCACGACAACCGCGGGGACACGGACCAGCACCTGGTGCCGGGGGAGGGCACTTTCGATTTTCCGGAGCTTTTCCGCGCCCTCAGGGGCAAAGAGGTCATCCATACGCTCGAGGTCCATACCGCAGAGGACGTGCTTTTGGGCATCGAGCGGCTGAACGCCCTGCTTCAGAGCGTATCCACCTGA